Proteins from a genomic interval of Onychostoma macrolepis isolate SWU-2019 chromosome 17, ASM1243209v1, whole genome shotgun sequence:
- the acyp1 gene encoding acylphosphatase-1 isoform X2: MSSEELLSVDYEVFGRVQGVFFRKYTQSEGKRLGLVGWVQNTDAGTVQGQLQGPASKVQQMQQWLQTTGSPQSRIAKAEFKNERAIDKLDFKDFKVAR, encoded by the exons ATGTCCTCTGAAGAGCTGCTGTCGGTAGATTATGAGGTGTTTGGGAGGGTGCAGGGTGTGTTCTTTCGGAAGTACACCCAG TCAGAAGGAAAGAGGCTGGGTCTGGTGGGCTGGGTGCAGAACACTGATGCGGGGACGGTTCAAGGGCAGCTGCAGGGTCCCGCCTCCAAAGTCCAGCAAATGCAGCAGTGGCTGCAAACCACGGGCAGCCCTCAGTCACGAATTGCCAAAGCAGAGTTCAAGAACGAGCGGGCCATCGACAAACTGGACTTTAAGGATTTCAAAGTTGCTCGTTAA